In Lycium ferocissimum isolate CSIRO_LF1 unplaced genomic scaffold, AGI_CSIRO_Lferr_CH_V1 ctg2553, whole genome shotgun sequence, one genomic interval encodes:
- the LOC132043502 gene encoding uncharacterized protein LOC132043502: MDDHLMDIDDPDSDDEECDRGDGGDGQPSGSQSNRNFDDGIDFYYGQTFENKEYLNVLLKKAVINTPFYFKLNKSNKKYYKVECTYPNCGWMFRANKYENSDRFHICKYVSNHIYGVEHVTSTHKHASSIVIASVLMNHYIDNKGPTTKEIQMMVFRKFHVKPSYWKYWKAGVLAKNIVRGTLEHGYSCLSAYSYMVENLNSGSRICIRLDDANKFKYYFLAYAACIRGYTHMRKHLGDNLRKNFQCGEYLHVHYDTAKAYGYQEFSDHFQQFKDKCPEAANWLEFDIGFDK; encoded by the exons ATGGATGATCATTTAATGGATATAGATGATCCTGATAGTGATGACGAAGAGTGTGATAGAGGCGATGGGGGTGATGGGCAACCAAGTGGTTCACAAAGCAACCGCAACTTCGATGATGGAATTGATTTTTACTATGGGCAAACATTCGAGAACAAGGAGTATTTAAATGTTTTATTGAAAAAAGCTGTAATAAATACCCCGTTCTATTTTAAACTGAACAAgagtaataaaaaatattacaagGTGGAATGCACATATCCTAATTGTGGTTGGATGTTTCGGGCCAATAAGTACGAGAACTCGGATAGGTTTCACATTTGCAAGTACGTTAGTAATCACATTTACGGGGTTGAACATGTTACGAGCACTCATAAGCATGCCTCGTCAATTGTCATTGCATCAGTCTTGATGAATCACTATATTGACAATAAAGGGCCAACGACAAAGGAAATCCAGATGATGGTTTTCAGGAAATTTCATGTTAAACCAAGCTACTGGAAGTATTGGAAGGCAGGTGTACTGGCTAAGAACATAGTTAGGGGGACACTAGAGCACGGGTATAGCTGCTTATCGGCTTATTCTTATATGGTTGAAAATCTAAATTCGGGTTCCAGAATTTGCATAAGACTTGATGATGCGAACAAGTTTAAATATTACTTCTTAGCTTACGCAGCTTGCATTCGAGGATATACCCACATGCGAAAG CATCTTGGTGATAACCTTCGTAAAAATTTCCAATGTGGAGAATATCTTCATGTACACTATGATACGGCAAAAGCATATGGTTACCAGGAGTTCAGTGACCATTTTCAGCAATTCAAGGATAAATGCCCCGAAGCAGCTAATTGGCTCGAGTTTGATATTGGATTTGACAAGTGA